One Maribacter cobaltidurans genomic window carries:
- a CDS encoding lysophospholipid acyltransferase family protein, whose translation MRSTNILGTTYRFTNPHNIPTDRPLIVVTNHQSMYDIPPIIWYMRKHHPKFVSKKELGKGIPSVSYNLRHGGSVLIDRKDAKGSIMEIGKLGTYIEKYSRTAVIFPEGTRSRDGHPRPFKPMGLKMLMKKAPSALIVPISINNSWKLVQYGKFPMGLGTKVSFDVHEPFENDGDFDGLLAKAEAAVVSGINSFK comes from the coding sequence ATGCGCTCCACTAATATTCTAGGAACTACGTACAGGTTTACAAACCCCCACAATATACCAACTGATAGACCACTAATAGTAGTGACCAATCATCAGAGTATGTACGACATTCCCCCCATTATTTGGTACATGAGGAAGCACCACCCAAAGTTTGTGAGCAAAAAAGAGCTGGGAAAGGGAATTCCAAGTGTCTCATATAATTTGAGACATGGGGGATCTGTATTAATTGACAGAAAAGATGCGAAGGGCTCAATCATGGAAATTGGAAAACTTGGAACCTATATAGAAAAATACAGTAGGACAGCGGTCATTTTCCCAGAAGGAACAAGAAGTAGGGATGGACACCCAAGGCCATTCAAGCCTATGGGATTAAAAATGCTGATGAAGAAAGCCCCATCTGCTTTAATCGTTCCGATAAGCATCAATAATTCCTGGAAATTGGTCCAATATGGTAAATTTCCAATGGGATTAGGAACGAAAGTTTCCTTTGATGTCCACGAACCATTTGAAAATGATGGAGACTTTGATGGATTGCTTGCCAAAGCCGAAGCTGCTGTTGTATCCGGAATAAATTCTTTTAAATGA
- a CDS encoding CitMHS family transporter gives MLAWLGLITIVALLFLVMSKKMAAVVALIIVPIITALLGGFTTEITTFITDGLKSIAPTGVMFIFAILFFGILTDAGTFKPLIRALLKFAGNNPSRVAVATALLAMAVHLDGSGAVTFLVTIPALLPLYDTLQMKRTTLATIAALAAGTMNILPWGGPTIRAATALEVNVTELFNPLLIPVIGGLLTVLIIAYILGKRERVDKGATIDDIALEQETDTKLERPRLYYFNIALVLVAVGVLISGIAPPHIIFMIAFAISLIVNYPNPKDQGERINAHAKAALLMASILFAAGCFTGILKGSGMINAMAESAVTYIPDAIGSHLAVITGVLSMPASLLFDPDSYYFGILPLLSTTASHFGVEAIEVGRASIIGQMTTGFPVSPLTGSTYLLIGLTGIELGDHQKKTIPLAFLVTIVILILSLMIGAISL, from the coding sequence ATGTTAGCCTGGCTTGGCCTTATCACCATTGTTGCTCTTTTGTTTCTTGTCATGAGCAAGAAAATGGCGGCGGTGGTCGCTTTGATTATTGTTCCAATTATAACGGCTCTTTTGGGTGGTTTTACTACGGAAATAACGACTTTTATAACCGATGGTTTAAAATCAATCGCTCCCACCGGAGTCATGTTTATATTCGCAATTCTGTTCTTTGGTATATTGACCGATGCGGGAACCTTTAAACCCCTGATAAGGGCCCTACTGAAATTTGCGGGAAACAATCCTTCCCGCGTTGCTGTCGCAACGGCACTATTGGCCATGGCCGTGCATTTGGATGGCTCAGGAGCAGTGACTTTTTTGGTGACCATACCGGCACTCCTTCCTTTATATGACACCTTACAAATGAAGAGAACCACGTTGGCCACTATTGCGGCATTGGCGGCAGGAACCATGAATATTCTTCCATGGGGAGGGCCAACAATTAGAGCTGCAACAGCTTTGGAAGTCAATGTTACGGAGCTATTCAATCCTTTGCTGATTCCGGTTATCGGCGGACTATTAACGGTTTTGATTATTGCCTATATACTTGGTAAAAGGGAACGTGTGGATAAAGGTGCCACTATTGATGACATAGCACTGGAACAAGAAACAGACACTAAACTGGAACGTCCAAGGCTTTACTACTTCAATATTGCCCTGGTTTTGGTTGCGGTGGGAGTTTTGATCAGTGGAATTGCCCCGCCACATATTATTTTTATGATAGCATTTGCCATATCCTTAATTGTAAATTACCCAAATCCCAAAGATCAAGGGGAACGTATCAATGCACATGCCAAGGCAGCTCTTTTGATGGCCAGTATATTATTCGCTGCAGGGTGTTTCACGGGAATACTCAAGGGCTCCGGAATGATCAATGCAATGGCGGAAAGTGCCGTAACCTACATTCCTGATGCCATAGGTAGTCACTTGGCCGTCATTACCGGTGTACTGTCCATGCCCGCCAGTCTGCTATTTGATCCGGATTCCTATTATTTTGGAATATTGCCCTTGTTGTCCACCACGGCATCGCACTTTGGCGTGGAGGCTATTGAGGTAGGAAGGGCTTCAATTATCGGGCAAATGACGACAGGTTTTCCCGTAAGTCCGCTTACGGGCTCCACGTATCTATTAATTGGACTCACGGGAATCGAATTGGGGGATCATCAGAAAAAAACCATACCACTGGCATTTTTGGTGACCATAGTTATTTTAATTTTATCCTTAATGATTGGAGCAATAAGCTTGTAG
- a CDS encoding HupE/UreJ family protein, with translation MENFWFYIKMGLNHVLDFGAYDHILFLSALAIPFTFKSWRKVLVLATVFTLTHCLSLMLSVFEIVVMDVGLIEFLIPVTIFLTAIFNIFYLKRLQGQTNILLHALATAFFGLIHGFGFSNYFKMLIAGEDEKVTPLLGFAAGIEISQLIIVMMVLLVAYVFQNLGKVKQSVFVLVASIIVLLITIPLLYQTFPW, from the coding sequence ATGGAGAATTTTTGGTTTTATATTAAAATGGGGTTGAACCATGTGTTGGATTTTGGTGCCTATGACCATATTTTGTTTTTATCGGCATTGGCCATTCCATTTACCTTTAAAAGTTGGCGAAAGGTATTAGTATTGGCAACGGTATTTACCCTAACCCATTGTCTTTCCTTGATGCTTTCGGTTTTTGAAATAGTGGTTATGGATGTTGGTTTAATTGAATTTTTAATACCTGTAACCATATTTTTGACGGCAATCTTCAACATTTTTTACTTAAAGAGGTTACAAGGGCAGACCAATATTTTGTTGCATGCATTGGCAACCGCTTTTTTTGGTCTCATCCACGGCTTTGGATTTTCCAATTATTTTAAGATGTTGATTGCTGGGGAAGATGAGAAAGTAACCCCTCTTCTTGGATTCGCTGCTGGAATTGAAATCTCCCAATTGATTATTGTGATGATGGTTCTTCTAGTGGCTTATGTATTCCAAAACCTAGGTAAGGTAAAGCAATCCGTTTTTGTTTTGGTTGCCAGTATTATTGTTTTGCTAATCACAATACCTTTATTATATCAAACGTTTCCTTGGTAA
- a CDS encoding BrxA/BrxB family bacilliredoxin, producing MYPAELVKPMRDDLASAGFEELYTAEAVENAIKQQGTTLVVVNSVCGCAAANARPAAKMSLQNDKTPDYTVTVFAGVDTEAVNAARNLMVPFPPSSPSMALFKDGELVHMIERHHIEGRPAEMIAENLVQAYNEFC from the coding sequence ATGTATCCTGCAGAATTAGTAAAACCTATGAGAGACGACTTGGCTTCTGCCGGGTTTGAAGAATTATATACCGCTGAAGCAGTGGAAAATGCCATTAAACAGCAAGGAACCACATTGGTCGTGGTCAATTCTGTTTGTGGATGCGCCGCTGCCAACGCTAGACCAGCTGCAAAGATGAGTTTACAAAACGATAAGACCCCAGATTATACGGTCACCGTATTTGCTGGTGTGGACACGGAAGCAGTGAATGCGGCTAGAAACTTAATGGTACCATTTCCTCCTTCTTCCCCTTCTATGGCCTTGTTCAAGGATGGAGAATTGGTCCATATGATAGAACGTCACCATATTGAGGGAAGACCTGCTGAAATGATTGCTGAGAACCTTGTACAAGCCTACAACGAGTTCTGTTAA
- a CDS encoding Gfo/Idh/MocA family protein has protein sequence MQRRKFIKNTAAASAAFSIVPSFVMGKSHVPPSDTLYIGAFGVGGRGSSVIQGLNETQKVKFVSFCDVDDRRAAETYANFPDVKRYKDFRKVYDKQLNDMDAIMVATPDHMHASIALPFMRAKKHAYVEKPLTHNINEARLMTKVAKENGIVTQMGNQGASSDGSREAKEWIDSGIIGKVYKVDCWTNRPVWPQGVPVPQGKDRIPKGLDWDLWLGVAEMRDYNDAYLPFKWRGFWDFGTGALGDMGCHIMETPFSVLELGYPTEAEASCTTNWVGDFVEADYSESCPASSIVRLKFNTPEHGDIALNWYDGGLLPDLPDELKDGETIGDNSGGSIFYGTRGILVCDTYSRNARLLPSTTMELLTPPKPYLKRIEGDTGGHQRNFVEGCLQGAETSSNFERSGPLTEAVLMGNLALKAFQYKKLKEGKQLGDWDPFEYPGRRKILWDGENMRVTNWEKANEWVKGSYRKGWELS, from the coding sequence ATGCAAAGAAGAAAGTTTATTAAAAATACCGCTGCCGCATCCGCGGCCTTTTCCATTGTACCCAGTTTTGTAATGGGCAAATCACATGTTCCTCCAAGTGATACACTATATATTGGTGCTTTTGGTGTTGGTGGAAGGGGCTCTAGCGTTATCCAAGGCCTAAATGAAACCCAAAAAGTAAAATTTGTTTCCTTTTGTGATGTGGATGACAGAAGGGCTGCAGAAACCTATGCCAATTTTCCCGATGTAAAGAGATATAAAGATTTTAGGAAGGTCTATGACAAGCAATTAAATGATATGGACGCCATTATGGTAGCTACCCCAGACCATATGCATGCTTCCATAGCCTTGCCTTTCATGCGGGCGAAAAAACATGCCTATGTTGAAAAACCGTTGACACACAATATCAATGAAGCCCGTTTAATGACCAAAGTGGCCAAAGAAAATGGCATCGTTACCCAAATGGGAAACCAAGGAGCATCAAGTGATGGTAGCAGGGAAGCTAAGGAATGGATTGATTCAGGCATAATAGGAAAAGTATACAAAGTAGATTGTTGGACCAATAGACCCGTTTGGCCACAAGGTGTTCCCGTTCCACAAGGTAAGGACCGAATCCCCAAAGGACTGGATTGGGACTTGTGGTTGGGCGTTGCCGAAATGAGAGATTATAACGACGCTTATCTTCCCTTTAAATGGAGAGGTTTCTGGGATTTTGGCACCGGTGCACTTGGGGATATGGGATGTCATATCATGGAAACCCCTTTCAGTGTCTTGGAATTGGGCTATCCAACCGAGGCCGAGGCGAGCTGTACGACCAACTGGGTCGGTGACTTTGTGGAGGCGGATTATAGTGAATCCTGTCCCGCTTCTTCCATTGTCCGGTTAAAGTTCAATACTCCTGAGCACGGAGATATTGCGTTAAATTGGTATGATGGCGGATTATTACCCGATTTACCCGATGAGTTGAAAGATGGCGAAACTATTGGTGATAACAGTGGTGGAAGCATTTTCTACGGAACGCGAGGTATTTTGGTTTGTGATACGTATTCCAGAAATGCCAGATTGTTGCCTTCCACTACCATGGAACTATTGACTCCTCCAAAACCCTATTTAAAACGTATTGAAGGGGATACCGGTGGACACCAGCGCAACTTTGTGGAAGGATGCCTACAAGGTGCTGAAACCTCCTCTAATTTTGAACGCTCCGGACCATTGACCGAAGCTGTGCTTATGGGTAATTTGGCCTTAAAGGCGTTCCAGTACAAAAAACTGAAGGAAGGTAAACAATTGGGTGATTGGGATCCTTTTGAATATCCTGGTAGAAGAAAAATTCTTTGGGATGGGGAAAACATGCGTGTAACCAATTGGGAAAAAGCCAATGAATGGGTCAAGGGAAGCTACCGTAAGGGATGGGAGCTTAGTTAA
- a CDS encoding DUF3109 family protein — protein MFQLGKTIVSEEIIENDFVCNLTACKGACCVDGDAGAPLEEKETEVLVDIYAKVKPFLRPEGIAVIEKEGAFVKGEDGEWETPLIKGSECAYVIFDERNIAKCGIEEAYNQGKTKWKKPVSCHLYPVRIREYTELTAVNYHKWQICDPACTLGEELKVPIYKFVKEALIRKFGKAWYEELEQVADDHLK, from the coding sequence ATGTTCCAATTAGGAAAAACCATCGTATCAGAAGAGATAATAGAGAACGACTTTGTCTGCAATCTTACGGCCTGCAAAGGTGCATGTTGTGTGGACGGAGATGCCGGGGCACCTTTGGAAGAGAAGGAGACCGAGGTTTTGGTTGATATTTATGCCAAGGTAAAACCATTTTTAAGGCCAGAGGGTATAGCGGTCATTGAAAAGGAGGGGGCTTTTGTAAAGGGTGAGGACGGTGAATGGGAGACCCCATTGATAAAGGGAAGTGAATGCGCCTACGTCATTTTTGATGAAAGGAATATAGCAAAATGTGGTATTGAGGAAGCCTATAACCAAGGAAAGACAAAATGGAAGAAACCTGTATCCTGTCATTTGTATCCCGTAAGAATTAGGGAATATACGGAGCTAACGGCAGTGAACTACCACAAATGGCAAATTTGTGACCCTGCATGTACCTTGGGCGAGGAGTTAAAAGTACCTATTTACAAATTCGTAAAGGAAGCCCTGATCCGCAAATTTGGTAAGGCATGGTACGAGGAATTGGAGCAGGTTGCTGACGACCATCTTAAATAG
- a CDS encoding S41 family peptidase, protein MKNKYSYLLPTIIALALAMGIFIGGKLNFNDTPEKLFTTNSKKDKLNRLIDYIDYEYVDDVNTDSIVDVTVNSILEKLDPHSVYISEKEMSKVSENMKGDFVGIGINFYAYKDTISVIRTIKDGPSFVKGIKAGDRILMADNDTLYGKNMSSDVIVDKLKGKEGTPVKLTVYRKSEDKMFTVKVNRGVVPIRSVESYYMLSNDIGYIKVTRFAESTFKEFKSALRQLQNEGARKLVLDLRDNPGGYLNIAEQMADEFLEDGKLILFTKNKKGKIDKTYATGRGNFEDKPIYVLINERSASASEIVAGALQDNDIGTIVGRRSFGKGLVQREMALGDGSAVRLTVSRYYTPTGRSIQKSYAHGNKDYYERFMERYHSGEMVSVDSIKVADSLKFTTPKGKIVYGGGGIIPDEFVPIGTNEEEAVESMDSLGFLSFFVFEHLDENRGLYTDYTPEEFFRYFRVDDVLFEKFVDYSLERNLKMNFYDFEDSIKLYLKASLAEQLFDANMHAKIKSVEDPMLLKVLELDNPIIKQEEAATIESQN, encoded by the coding sequence ATGAAAAACAAGTATTCATATCTTCTGCCCACCATAATTGCCCTAGCCTTGGCCATGGGAATTTTTATAGGTGGCAAGCTTAACTTCAATGACACTCCAGAAAAATTATTCACGACCAATTCTAAAAAGGATAAGCTCAATAGACTTATAGATTACATCGATTATGAGTATGTAGACGATGTGAATACGGACAGCATTGTGGATGTAACGGTAAATAGTATTCTCGAAAAATTGGACCCACATTCTGTTTATATCTCCGAAAAGGAAATGAGTAAGGTTTCTGAGAATATGAAAGGCGATTTTGTTGGTATAGGAATCAATTTTTATGCCTATAAGGATACCATATCAGTTATTAGGACCATTAAGGATGGCCCCAGTTTTGTAAAAGGAATAAAGGCAGGGGACCGTATTCTTATGGCGGACAATGATACATTGTACGGCAAGAATATGTCCAGTGATGTTATAGTTGATAAACTAAAAGGAAAGGAGGGTACGCCGGTAAAACTTACGGTATATAGAAAATCCGAGGATAAAATGTTCACCGTTAAGGTAAATAGGGGAGTAGTGCCCATTAGGAGCGTGGAATCCTATTATATGCTTTCCAATGACATCGGATATATAAAAGTAACCCGTTTTGCGGAGTCTACGTTTAAGGAATTTAAATCGGCCCTTAGACAGCTTCAAAACGAAGGCGCCCGCAAGTTGGTTTTAGACCTTAGGGACAATCCAGGTGGATATCTTAATATTGCCGAGCAAATGGCCGATGAGTTTTTAGAAGATGGCAAACTAATATTGTTCACAAAGAATAAAAAAGGAAAAATAGACAAGACCTATGCCACTGGAAGAGGTAATTTTGAAGACAAGCCCATTTATGTCCTTATAAATGAGCGCTCTGCTTCTGCAAGCGAAATCGTGGCTGGGGCACTTCAGGATAATGACATTGGAACCATTGTAGGAAGAAGGTCATTTGGAAAGGGCTTGGTACAAAGGGAAATGGCCTTGGGCGATGGATCGGCAGTGCGATTGACGGTATCTAGATATTATACCCCTACGGGAAGAAGTATTCAAAAAAGTTATGCCCATGGGAACAAGGATTATTACGAACGTTTTATGGAAAGATACCATAGTGGTGAAATGGTATCCGTAGACAGTATAAAAGTAGCCGACTCCTTGAAGTTTACCACCCCTAAGGGTAAAATAGTCTATGGAGGAGGTGGTATCATACCCGATGAGTTCGTCCCTATAGGAACCAATGAGGAAGAGGCCGTTGAGAGCATGGACAGTCTTGGGTTTTTATCATTTTTTGTATTTGAACATTTGGATGAAAATAGAGGATTGTACACAGATTATACCCCTGAGGAATTTTTTAGATATTTTCGGGTAGACGATGTACTATTTGAAAAATTCGTGGACTATTCCTTGGAAAGAAATCTTAAAATGAATTTCTATGATTTTGAGGACAGCATCAAACTTTATTTAAAGGCTTCCCTGGCGGAACAACTGTTCGATGCCAATATGCATGCCAAAATAAAAAGTGTAGAGGATCCAATGCTTTTAAAGGTGTTGGAATTAGATAATCCAATTATAAAACAGGAAGAAGCGGCAACGATAGAGTCACAAAACTAA
- a CDS encoding MarC family protein — protein sequence MTFNFDFREIATASMVLFAVIDILGSIPIIIGLRKKVGHIQSEKASVVAACIMVAFLFLGEEILNLIGIDVNSFAVAGAFIIFFLAIEMILGITIYKDEEPESASIVPIAFPLIAGAGTLTSLLSLRAEYYVENIILAIIVNIIFVYLVLKSSVKLEKILGKRGLNVIRKVFGVILMAIAVKLFAANINALFNQ from the coding sequence ATGACCTTTAATTTTGACTTTAGGGAGATTGCGACGGCCAGTATGGTCCTTTTCGCGGTAATCGATATATTGGGAAGTATTCCTATCATCATTGGTCTACGGAAAAAGGTAGGCCATATCCAATCTGAAAAGGCTTCGGTAGTTGCGGCCTGCATCATGGTGGCCTTTTTGTTCCTAGGTGAAGAAATCTTAAATCTCATTGGTATAGATGTAAACTCGTTTGCTGTTGCCGGTGCATTCATCATTTTCTTTCTGGCCATCGAAATGATTTTAGGAATTACCATTTATAAGGACGAGGAACCGGAAAGTGCCTCAATTGTCCCCATTGCCTTTCCATTGATTGCCGGGGCAGGTACGCTTACTTCTTTGTTATCATTACGGGCTGAATACTATGTGGAGAATATTATATTGGCCATTATTGTCAATATCATCTTCGTGTATCTGGTTCTTAAATCTTCGGTAAAACTTGAAAAAATCCTTGGAAAGAGAGGCTTAAACGTAATCAGAAAAGTTTTTGGGGTAATCCTTATGGCAATTGCCGTTAAACTGTTCGCCGCAAATATCAATGCGCTTTTCAATCAATAA
- a CDS encoding TerB family tellurite resistance protein produces MIKWIGAFLGFFVRGFAGAILGFFVGSALDSLFGSGSGQTQTVFRDFTRPNVSPADFELNLLSLCSIVIKADGHVSQQEMDYVRQYFVGTYGKEKANAIFRTFNDINKKREISAQRISTFLAQRTRYEVRLQLLHFLFGIAQADGNVSTPEINKIREIAGYLRVSPRDFESIMAMFIKSADNSYKILEIDKSATNEEVKKAYRTMAKKYHPDRVNTQDEAIKKGAEEKFKQVQLAYETIQKERGIN; encoded by the coding sequence ATGATTAAATGGATTGGGGCTTTCCTCGGCTTTTTTGTAAGGGGTTTTGCGGGGGCCATATTAGGCTTTTTTGTTGGGAGTGCCCTTGATAGCCTTTTTGGTTCTGGGTCTGGCCAGACACAGACCGTTTTCAGGGATTTTACCAGACCAAATGTTTCGCCTGCAGATTTTGAACTTAATCTTCTTTCCCTTTGTTCCATAGTCATTAAGGCGGATGGCCATGTTAGCCAGCAGGAGATGGATTATGTAAGGCAGTACTTTGTTGGTACTTACGGTAAGGAAAAGGCGAATGCCATTTTCAGGACCTTCAACGACATTAACAAAAAAAGGGAAATTTCCGCACAGCGCATCAGTACATTTTTGGCACAAAGAACCCGGTATGAGGTAAGACTTCAATTACTTCATTTTTTGTTTGGGATAGCCCAGGCCGATGGAAATGTTAGCACGCCCGAGATTAACAAAATCCGAGAAATAGCGGGATACTTAAGGGTATCTCCAAGGGATTTTGAAAGTATAATGGCCATGTTCATAAAATCGGCTGATAATTCCTATAAAATATTGGAGATAGATAAATCCGCTACCAACGAAGAAGTAAAAAAAGCATACCGGACCATGGCCAAAAAATATCATCCTGACCGAGTGAATACCCAGGATGAAGCCATAAAAAAGGGCGCTGAGGAAAAGTTCAAACAGGTTCAGCTTGCCTATGAAACCATTCAAAAGGAAAGAGGAATCAATTAA
- a CDS encoding deoxycytidylate deaminase, with protein sequence MNKSKQEKYDKAYLRMAKEWGKLSYCRRKQVGAIIVKDRMIISDGYNGTPTGFDNYCEDEEGYTKWYVLHAEANAILKVASSTQSCQGATLYITLSPCRECSKLIHQSGIKRVVYQIAYKDDSGLNFLKRAGVELEFMPQIDD encoded by the coding sequence ATGAACAAATCGAAACAGGAAAAATACGACAAGGCTTATTTACGCATGGCCAAGGAATGGGGGAAATTGTCCTATTGTCGGCGAAAACAAGTTGGGGCCATCATCGTTAAAGATCGTATGATCATTTCAGATGGATATAATGGAACGCCTACCGGTTTTGATAATTATTGTGAGGACGAGGAAGGGTATACCAAATGGTATGTGCTCCATGCAGAGGCGAATGCGATACTTAAGGTTGCTTCGTCTACTCAGTCCTGTCAGGGAGCAACTTTATACATAACCCTTTCACCTTGTAGGGAATGCAGTAAATTGATTCACCAATCTGGCATAAAACGTGTGGTATATCAAATTGCGTACAAGGACGATTCAGGACTCAACTTTTTGAAAAGGGCTGGGGTAGAACTTGAATTTATGCCACAAATAGATGATTGA
- a CDS encoding HD domain-containing protein, protein MSNTEIVEETITFVKETLQNAEGGHDWFHIKRVFQNSMLIAKDEKVDILVVSLAALLHDIADAKFYDGDETVGPQMAKDFLHSLKVKKKVVRHVVKIIEHISFKNSLGKPKKRPFKSKELEVVQDADRLDAIGAIGIARAFNYGGFKNREIYNPDIAPNLKLSKEAYKKSTAPTINHFYEKLLLLKDKMNTATGKKLAESRHQFMLDYLEQFYSEWNPLTVRPKQ, encoded by the coding sequence ATGAGCAATACCGAAATCGTTGAAGAGACCATCACCTTTGTAAAGGAAACACTACAGAATGCCGAAGGTGGGCATGATTGGTTTCATATAAAAAGGGTGTTTCAAAACAGCATGCTCATTGCAAAGGACGAAAAAGTGGATATTCTTGTGGTAAGCCTTGCAGCCTTATTGCATGATATAGCCGATGCAAAATTTTATGACGGCGATGAAACTGTAGGACCGCAAATGGCAAAAGATTTTCTACACTCTCTTAAGGTCAAGAAAAAAGTAGTGCGGCATGTTGTAAAAATTATTGAACACATATCCTTTAAAAACAGTCTAGGTAAGCCCAAAAAGAGACCTTTTAAATCCAAGGAACTTGAAGTTGTTCAGGATGCCGATCGTTTGGATGCCATTGGTGCTATTGGTATTGCTCGGGCATTCAATTATGGGGGCTTCAAAAATAGGGAAATCTACAATCCGGATATTGCCCCAAATCTAAAACTGAGCAAAGAAGCCTATAAAAAATCAACGGCCCCAACTATTAACCATTTTTATGAAAAGCTATTGTTGCTTAAGGATAAAATGAATACTGCTACGGGGAAAAAACTTGCCGAGTCAAGGCACCAATTTATGTTGGATTATTTGGAACAGTTCTATTCTGAATGGAATCCATTGACCGTTAGACCAAAGCAATAA
- a CDS encoding glycosyltransferase produces the protein MKSENTFTPKSINVEKSDSTPTFRNGFLLKSRLKSFIQNANAWGVFVMGSTFVLMIASIYVMYVLQTDYDQFNRDRISTTFGLIFMIIATGLFIFKAGFFAYTLYRYFRYKAIASVSDEELPKCTVIVPAYNEGKQVYATLMSLADSDYPVEKLQLLSIDDGSKDDTWHWMQEAKKVLGDRVSICQQPKNMGKRHALYRGFNEGTGDVFVTVDSDSIVKKDTLRNLVSPFVTNENCGAVAGNIRVLNNKKALIPKMLDVSFVLSFEFVRSAESSLNSVLCTPGALAAYRRTAVFACLNDWINQTFMGQPSDIGEDRAMTNMILKQGYHVLFQRNAYAYTNVPEKYKGLYKMFIRWGRSNVRENIEMSKYVFTNFRKGNKAGTRLLFFSQATKIVMSYPFLLFMLYFVLTHPILFVSSTFMSILVLSTFPVIFYAKRYNFIESFWAYSYSVMYTFGLFWITPYAIATANRRGWLTRG, from the coding sequence ATGAAATCTGAAAATACGTTTACACCTAAATCTATTAATGTCGAAAAATCCGATTCAACCCCAACTTTCAGAAACGGGTTTTTACTAAAATCGAGATTAAAGTCCTTTATTCAAAATGCAAATGCCTGGGGGGTTTTTGTGATGGGTAGCACGTTCGTGCTTATGATTGCTTCCATATATGTTATGTATGTTTTGCAAACGGATTATGATCAATTTAATCGGGATAGGATAAGTACTACCTTTGGATTGATCTTTATGATTATTGCCACTGGGTTATTTATTTTTAAGGCGGGCTTTTTTGCCTATACACTATATCGATATTTTAGATATAAGGCAATAGCTTCCGTTTCCGATGAGGAGCTGCCAAAATGTACCGTTATCGTTCCTGCATATAACGAAGGGAAACAGGTATATGCCACATTGATGAGTTTGGCAGACAGTGATTATCCCGTAGAAAAACTACAATTACTTTCCATTGATGATGGTAGCAAGGACGATACATGGCATTGGATGCAAGAGGCCAAGAAGGTATTGGGTGATCGGGTATCCATATGTCAACAACCCAAAAATATGGGAAAAAGACATGCCTTGTATCGTGGATTCAATGAAGGTACAGGAGATGTTTTTGTAACGGTAGATAGTGATTCCATCGTTAAAAAGGATACCTTAAGAAATTTGGTAAGTCCGTTCGTTACCAATGAGAATTGTGGTGCAGTTGCCGGTAATATTAGGGTATTGAACAATAAGAAGGCCTTGATCCCAAAAATGTTGGACGTTAGTTTTGTCTTGAGTTTTGAATTTGTGAGATCTGCCGAAAGTAGCCTAAACTCCGTTCTTTGTACTCCAGGGGCCTTGGCGGCATATAGAAGAACCGCTGTGTTTGCCTGTTTAAATGATTGGATCAATCAGACCTTCATGGGACAACCTTCTGACATTGGAGAGGACCGTGCCATGACCAATATGATTTTAAAACAAGGTTATCATGTGCTGTTCCAAAGAAACGCATATGCTTATACTAACGTACCCGAAAAATACAAAGGTCTTTACAAAATGTTCATTAGATGGGGTAGAAGTAATGTTAGGGAGAATATTGAAATGTCCAAGTATGTATTTACAAACTTTAGGAAAGGAAACAAGGCAGGTACTCGACTATTGTTCTTTAGTCAGGCAACTAAGATTGTCATGAGTTACCCATTCCTTTTGTTTATGCTGTATTTTGTTCTAACACATCCAATCTTATTTGTCAGCTCAACTTTCATGAGTATTCTGGTACTTTCTACTTTCCCTGTTATTTTTTATGCGAAGAGATATAACTTTATAGAATCATTCTGGGCTTATTCCTATAGTGTAATGTATACATTCGGACTGTTCTGGATAACTCCTTATGCCATTGCGACCGCCAATAGAAGAGGTTGGTTGACTAGGGGATAG